The Chroicocephalus ridibundus chromosome 2, bChrRid1.1, whole genome shotgun sequence genome includes a region encoding these proteins:
- the LOC134510894 gene encoding feather keratin-like: protein MACNDLCRPCGPTPLANSCNEPCVRQCETSRVVIQPPAVQVTLPGPILTSFPQSTFVGSSASAAVGNELSAQGVPISSGGFGFGLGYGLGGLGCFSGRRGCYTC from the coding sequence atggcctgcaacgacctctgccgcccctgcggacccaccccgctggctaacagctgcaacgagccctgcgtcaggcagtgcgagacctcccgcgtcgtcatccagcctcccgccgtgcaggtcaccctgccaggacccatcctcacctccttcccccagagcacctttgtcggatcctccgcatctgctgccgtgggcaatgaactcagcgcccagggagtgcccatctcctccggcggcttcggcttcggcctcggctacggcttgggaggcctgggctgcttcagtggcagaagaggctgctacacCTGCTAA
- the LOC134510899 gene encoding feather keratin-like — protein sequence NDLCGPCGPTPLANSCNEPCVRQCEASRVVIQPPTVVVTLPGPILTSFPQSTAVGSSASAAVGNELSAQGVPVSSGGFGYGYGYGLGGLGCYGGRRGCYPC from the coding sequence aacgacctctgcggaccctgcggacccaccccgctggctaacagctgcaacgagccctgcgtcaggcagtgcgaggcctcccgcgtcgtcatccagccccccactgtggtggtcaccctgccaggacccatcctcacctccttcccccagagcactgccgtcggatcctccgcatccgctgccgtgggcaacgAACTCAgtgcccagggagtgcccgtctcctccggtGGCTTCGGCTATggctacggctatggcttgggaggccttggctgctacggtggcagaagaggctgctacccctgctaa